DNA sequence from the Thunnus albacares chromosome 22, fThuAlb1.1, whole genome shotgun sequence genome:
CTCGTCCCTCAGACAGTTCCAGCCGAGTGCCGGCAGCAAGCCGAGCGTGAGGCACGACACCCAGATGAAGACCACCATCACGTAGGTGAAGGTGACTGTCCGTTCAGTGTGGTAGGTCAGGGCGTTGTACAGCGACAGGTAACGGTCCACTGTGATGGCGAGGATGTTGAGGACAGACGCCGAGAAGGCCGAGATGAGCAGTCCGACTGACAACAGCGTCACAAACTCCACCGAGCTGACCAAATAGGTGAAGACAAAGTTCAAGATGAGGCCGAGGCCGGCCAGGAGATCCGCCACCGCCAGCGATCCAATCAAGATGAACATGGGAGCGCGTAGCGTCGGCGTGTAGAACAGCACAGCGATCACCAGAGCGTTCTCGCAGGAGATGAGCGTCCCAGTCACGCAGAGCGCGATATCCCAGGGGCTGACTCCCTCGACAGCGATGGCGTTGGTCGCTGGCTggaggtcaggggtcagagTTCGCACGACGGGTTCAGAGGAGGAGTTGGAGGGGTCCTCCGAGAGGCTCCAGGAAGTGGAGGAGTCGAAGGGGtcgaggggggaggaggagttGAGGCTGCTACCGCTGCCGCTACTCATGGCTGCCACTGCGGCCAAGGAGAGAATCATAGCTAGAGaaacgagagagaaagagggaaggatggagggaagaaAATAAGGGAAACATAGAAGGGAAAGTGAGTAGGAGGGAAAAGAGAGTtgagaaaaaacagaggaatgAGTAAGAACAGAAGTGAATGTAGGAGGAATTGATCAGGTGAGTTTGTGTTGATACAAAGTTTGTtaaggagggaagaaagaaatgtgagaggagagaagggacGAGGAAAGATCGAAACAAAGgatgagagaaggagagggataAGAGGATGACAGGATGTaggaaagaggaaatgaggaaggAGAAAGCGAGGAGTAAGTTGTAATCGACGAAGTGTAAAAAACACGGAAATTATCAGACGAGagttgagagagaaacagagggatAAAGAAATATCAAAGGGTCAGGGGTTGAGTGAAAAGCGAGGAGGGAAAAAGTTTAGAAAAGAGCAGCGACgagtcaaaaagaaaaagtcagacGAGACAGAAATGCGAAGAAAATGAAGACGGagaaaattaatataaatgaagACCAGAGGACGATTAATTAAAGAGAGGGATGGGTGGAGGACCCAAAAGAGGTgcagagaaggaagagaaaatgtACGAAGACGGGATAACAAGTTTTAAGTTGAgcacaagagagagaggaagacgaCGGAGAGAGGAGGTATGTTGTggaaagaaaaggatgaaagagaaaagcGTGACGAGAGACcgagacaaaacaaaagaggaaggagggttgggggggggggggggggggggaggtgttATCAGCTCTGCCCTTTGATAAAGGAgcaaaagagggatttttttttttccattcattcaCCCATCTATCctcccattcattcattcatgaaaacaaCCGTGCACTTGACCCCAAGCACGCACGTCACCAGCAGCTCCCACGCACCACGCTGACAGGTAATTAGCAGCAGCACAATAGCAGgtgtggacacaaacacacaaacatacacatagacAAAAATATTccgtaaataataaaaaaaatattccttCCATTTTGATTTCAAAGCAACGAGACAGACCAAAGCAGccaaataaacaacacaaataaataaccaaacagcccccccacaccccccatccctccccccccccaaaaaagctTCAATCTGGCGCATTCCTACCTAAAAGACGCCGGAAACAGAAGAAGATGTTCAATTTCCTCACAGTCAAAACCATCATCAACAATTTCTATTTTTAGAGCATCTCTAAAAATGGTGCATGACGTCCTGGGGCACGGCGCGGTGGTAGCTGCTGTCCTATTCACCGGTGGCGTGTATGAGCGCGTGCCCagacatgcgtgtgtgtgtgtgtgtgtgtgtgcgcccgCGTTTTGCGTTTAGAAGCTTGTTAATTCGGATTCTGATCCAcatatgctgctgctgctgctgctgatgatgatgatgatgatgatgatgatgctgatgctgctgctgctgctgctgctgccgctgccgcACGCAGACAGAAAAATCTGGCACGGGGCTAATTTTAGCTCAGCCAGCCAAGCTGCCAGCACGCGCGCGCACGCGCCAAAAGATGTGGAGCtccattcacaaaaaaaattcaTCCCCTCTCACACCTCCCACCTCaaccccccaccacacacacacacacacacacacacacacacacacacacccttcctTCACCCCCCGCCctcttatttttcatctctctctttcatgcccctgcgcacgcacacacacacacacacgcacgcattcacacgcgcacacacaccgTCAATGACTGCAAACGGCCGGGGAAggtcaccaccaccaccaccaccaccaccaccaccaaaagCCCCGCAGCTGATGGGCTCACTTCCCTGCGGTAATGGGGGGGTTGCTGGGGAGAAGGggaaggggaggaagagaggctCGTGCAGCCTAAAGCATCCAGTTTAAGCGCCTTAAAAAACCGCTGGTCAGCCTCGTGCGTGCGTTTTTTTTAGCAATAGAGAGAACAATAAATACCTCGATCAGTTTcattcagctgcagcagtgcaGTCCCTGAGCCAGCGCgcgccagagagagagagagagagagagagagagagagagaaagagagagagagagggagggagagagaggtacAGAGAACACGGGATGGAAAGGGAGACCACGCCACACAGACcgaaaagaagagagagaaaattacCAGCTccgtgtcttcttcttcttcttccccccTGCAGTAAACCAGGATACCTCTCTTGTCCTTTATCCTCCACTTTACGCGTCTAAAGATGTTATTtaaatattcttcttcttttagggtttcccccccttctctctctcctttctcccccttctctctctctttttttttcctccccagTCAGCGGTGCGCGCTATATTCCTCGGTTGGCATGGTTATTAGCCTTCTGTCGGCGGCTCCGTCCTCGCGCTGCACATCCTCGGCCCCTCATTGGACTCGCTTGTCATTCTCCTCGTCTGACGTCAGAAGTCTCCGCTCCTCCAGTCACCGTCATCATGGTCGGTGTGTGAATCacggagagagggagaatgaattaataaattcaCCATCACTAGAGGAATCAGGGACTCtagtttatttttactttaaaaaaaaaaaatgtatttaaatatttttcattttaaatgtcatttgcGGCTACTAATAATGATAGtctatttattgttattattgttattattattatcattactgaGTTTAGATGGGAGTAGATGTGGTGTTATTGGTCCCACCTAGAGACGCACGAGGTCGGAGGGCTGGACGCACATGCAGGTGGAGGGACAACAGCAGTACAGTGCATCATACAGTGAATAATAACCCACAGCCTTAAAAGGACAGTGAGACAGAGTTTTATTTAATCTCGAAATTCCTCACGAGTGAAGCTGACCCCCCCCTtaattgccccccccccccaaatatTGCGTCACCAGGTGTGAAGACACAAAGCATATTTCCAAACATTTCCAATCATCGCTCTGGATGGTCTAATGgccagtgagtgtgtgtgtgtgtgtgtgtgtgtgtgtgtgtgtgtgtttgcttgtccGCAGCGCgggcgcagcagcagcagcagcagcagcccagcAAGAAGAACCAGCtagtatatataaatatatatatatatatatatacggcGGGATGGTGGTGGTTAtgcaatctctctctctctctctctctctctctctctctctctctctctctctctcgtagCGCTGCTGGGTATCCCACTGCATTACTCGCACatgcacgcgcgcacacacacgcacgtgcGCCGGCCAGGCTCTTATGTGTCGCCATGCATGAAGACAGAGCTGCTACATACGGAgcccctcacacacatacacacacacacacacacacacacacacacaccagctctctctgtgtgtgttagctcTAGGCTGCTTTGCATCATCCGTGGCCTAAATGCAAAACTACACTGGATGTTGAAGTTATAATAATTTAAACATTAGTCTTTAGGTGATTAATAGGATTCAGAAATAAGCTGCTAATATCATAATTGCACAATAAGACATATAAGCCTATATAGGCCAAccattaatattacattttaaattatgcTGCAGCATCACTAgagttttactgtgttttatttataagtTGCAATAAAATGTTGCAACATCCCAATTAGAGAATTACTTAGTATCACTTAGTTATTATGATTAAGCCAGTATAAACTTATTGTTGAGCACCACAGGAACACTATAAATCCCTCTATTTGAGTAAAATATCCTCATATTCAATCAACAGCACATGAATTC
Encoded proteins:
- the gpr185b gene encoding G-protein coupled receptor 12 gives rise to the protein MILSLAAVAAMSSGSGSSLNSSSPLDPFDSSTSWSLSEDPSNSSSEPVVRTLTPDLQPATNAIAVEGVSPWDIALCVTGTLISCENALVIAVLFYTPTLRAPMFILIGSLAVADLLAGLGLILNFVFTYLVSSVEFVTLLSVGLLISAFSASVLNILAITVDRYLSLYNALTYHTERTVTFTYVMVVFIWVSCLTLGLLPALGWNCLRDESTCSICRPVTKNNAVALAVTFLLVFALMMQLYLQICKIAFRHAQQIAVQHQFVAISTTKGVSTLSAILCAFGACWLPFAMYSIVADYNYPVIYTYATVLPATCCSVINPIIYAFRNPDIQKSLWMACCGCVPSNLSLRPRTSSDV